The Bradysia coprophila strain Holo2 unplaced genomic scaffold, BU_Bcop_v1 contig_732, whole genome shotgun sequence genome has a window encoding:
- the LOC119083980 gene encoding cytochrome P450 9e2-like codes for MFAYTGNPSFLTILHNYISILMDKYFRLYEKVSNKLVADRSVNETKGANGVNILRKKDYETYQAIKYGSGIKSASMTGSTVMLIDLDLVKLVNQKDFANFPDRHPPSYHSDPSMNKMLSFATGDEWKRLKSILTQAFSASRIRRVNEGLHKTAMKLCDFIRFQLNEPVTEGSQQLEIVSPINKYLLELIACSVFGLENTEIFVSNDSPFEIYTKQVQRAMIRHRQARQYPGLVQLAKLFNLFRPSAEALRFFEETIHRSIDKRMERGETGDDLLQLLMEATSPDSKHNDGKLSTDMILSQALMFFFAGTEGPATLLVYGLYELAKNPDVQQRLYDEIAPVMEMDNCIDDVTLTKLEYLDMFVCEVLRMYSSSVIARRCQSKYQLPGTDIVIQPGTNVHTPIYGIHHDEEYYPNPFSFNPDNFTEEAKRKRPSGAYLTFGTGPRACIAQKFGLIQGKSAICHLVYNFHVKTCSRTESPPKGSIESMFLPINGLWLTMDDRKNKI; via the exons ATGTTTGCATATACGGGGAATCCG AGTTTTCTGACCATTTTGCACAACTACATTTCAATACTTATGGACAAGTACTTCAGGCTATATGAAAAAGTTTCCAATAAATTAGTTGCCGACAGAAGTGTGAACGAAACAAAAGGTGCAAATGGTGTAAACATACTGCGAAAAAAGGATTACGAAACTTATCAAGCCATCAAATATGGCTCTGGAATCAAATCAGCCTCCATGACTGGTTCCACAGTGATGCTTATTGATCTCGATCTCGTCAAACTGGTGAATCAGAAAGATTTCGCCAATTTCCCCGATCGCCATCCACCATCCTATCATTCAGATCCGTCGATGAATAAGATGCTCAGCTTTGCGACCGGCGATGAATGGAAAcgattaaaatcaattttgacacaGGCATTTTCCGCCAGCCGAATACGTAGAGTTAATGAAGGTTTGCATAAAACTGCAATGAAGCTATGCGATTTCATTAGGTTTCAATTGAACGAGCCTGTCACCGAGGGGTCTCaacaattggaaattgttaGTCCGATTAACAAGTACCTACTGGAACTAATCGCTTGCTCAGTATTTGGCCtggaaaataccgaaatatttgTATCTAACGACAGTCCATTCGAAATATATACGAAACAAGTGCAACGAGCGATGATTCGACATCGACAAGCCAGACAGTATCCGGGACTCGTCCAGCTAgctaaattatttaatttgtttcgTCCGAGTGCGGAGGCCTTGCGGTTCTTCGAAGAAACGATCCACCGTTCAATCGACAAAAGAATGGAAAGAGGCGAAACGGGAGATGATTTGCTGCAACTGTTGATGGAGGCGACATCGCCAGATTCGAAACACAACGATGGAAAATTATCGACCGACATGATCCTGTCTCAAGCATTAATGTTCTTCTTCGCCGGAACGGAAGGTCCTGCTACACTTCTAGTTTACGGACTATATGAGCTAGCAAAAAATCCAGATGTGCAGCAAAGACTTTATGATGAAATTGCTCCTGTAATGGAAATGGACAATTGTATAGACGACGTGACATTGACGAAGCTTGAATATTTGGATATGTTCGTGTGCGAGGTGTTGAGAATGTATTCGTCCAGTGTCATT GCTCGACGATGTCAATCAAAATACCAATTGCCCGGCACTGATATCGTAATACAGCCAGGCACCAATGTACACACTCCCATTTATGGAATTCATCACGACGAAGAGTACTATCCCAATCCATTCAGTTTCAATCCCGATAATTTCACAGAAGAAGCCAAACGAAAACGTCCGTCCGGTGCTTATTTAACCTTTGGAACTGGTCCGAGAGCATGTATTGCGCAAAAATTCGGATTGATTCAGGGAAAATCGGCCATTTGCCATTtagtttacaattttcatgtGAAGACCTGTTCGAGGACGGAAAGTCCGCCTAAGGGATCCATTGAATCCATGTTTCTGCCGATCAATGGACTCTGGTTGACAATGGACGATCgtaagaataaaatttaa
- the LOC119083989 gene encoding ras-like GTP-binding protein RhoL has translation MASLRPLKITTVGDGMVGKTCLLITYTQNEFPEEYVPTVFDNHACNLTVDGQDYNLTLWDTAGQEDYERLRPLSYPNTDCFLLCYSISSRTSFENVASKWCPEIRHFSPNVPIVLVGTKSDLRIPNSEKFVTTIEGKSLKKKIHAYAFVECSAKKKLNLQDVFFEAIRAVEKKPNKPKPCKIL, from the exons ATGGCAAGCCTACGACCGCTGAAAATAACCACCGTTGGAGACGGTATGGTTGGAAAGACATGTCTGCTTATTACAT acacacaaaatgaatttccCGAAGAATATGTGCCCACTGTCTTCGACAATCATGCTTGTAATCTAACTGTCGACGGCCAAGATTATAATCTAACATTATGGGATACGGCA GGACAAGAAGACTATGAGAGACTACGGCCTCTGAGCTATCCCAAT ACTGACTGCTTCTTGCTTTGCTATTCAATTTCGAGTCGTACATCGTTCGAAAATGTTGCATCGAAATGGTGTCCAGAAATCCGACATTTTTCACCCAATGTTCCTATTGTACTTGTAG GCACTAAAAGCGATCTTCGCATCCCGaactcagaaaaatttgtgaCGACAATCGAAGGGAAGagtttgaagaagaaaatccaCGCCTATGCCTTCGTAGAATGTTCGGCAAAGAAAAAGCTGAATCTACAAGATGTTTTCTTCGAAGCGATTAGAGCGGTCGAAAAGAAGCCAAATAAACCGAAACCGtgcaaaattctttga
- the LOC119083988 gene encoding superoxide dismutase [Cu-Zn], chloroplastic-like isoform X2 — translation MMAAVRNSLFLVVILICICLSRGLAERNWLNCFGGEIRPVKAIAFINSTSVKGTVIFTQANCLSPVTVQVSLTDLKPGDHGDVSGGCTSMMSHYNPDMNNHGGLTDKIRHEGDMGNIQANADGMSSMTIVDNYITLSGSRSIIGRGLVIHEKMDDLGKGGASDSLTTGNAGGRIGCGVIGYM, via the exons ATGATGGCTGCTGTTCGAAATAGCTTGTTTTTGGTTGTAATTCTGATTTGTATTTGTCTTAGTCGGGGATTGGCTGAA AGAAATTGGTTGAATTGCTTCGGAGGAGAAATTAGACCGGTGAAAGCCATCGCTTTCATAAACTCTACCAGTGTTAAAGGTACCGTGATTTTCACACAAGCTAATTGTCTGTCACCAGTTACAGTGCAGGTTTCCTTAACGGATCTTAAACCGGGTGATCACG GTGATGTGTCCGGAGGATGTACGTCAATGATGTCTCACTATAACCCAGACATG AATAACCACGGCGGTTTGACCGATAAAATCCGTCATGAGGGTGACATGGGCAATATTCAAGCCAATGCCGATGGAATGTCGAGCATGACAATTGTTGACAACTATATCACATTGAGCGGATCGAGGAGCATCATTGGACGTGGCTTGGTGATCCATGAAAAAATGGACGATTTGGGGAAAGGCGGTGCTTCGGATTCGCTGACAACCGGAAACGCTGGGGGCCGAATTGGCTGTGGTGTTATTGGTTATATGTAG
- the LOC119083988 gene encoding superoxide dismutase [Cu-Zn], chloroplastic-like isoform X1, whose translation MMAAVRNSLFLVVILICICLSRGLAERNWLNCFGGEIRPVKAIAFINSTSVKGTVIFTQANCLSPVTVQVSLTDLKPGDHGFHVHEKGDVSGGCTSMMSHYNPDMNNHGGLTDKIRHEGDMGNIQANADGMSSMTIVDNYITLSGSRSIIGRGLVIHEKMDDLGKGGASDSLTTGNAGGRIGCGVIGYM comes from the exons ATGATGGCTGCTGTTCGAAATAGCTTGTTTTTGGTTGTAATTCTGATTTGTATTTGTCTTAGTCGGGGATTGGCTGAA AGAAATTGGTTGAATTGCTTCGGAGGAGAAATTAGACCGGTGAAAGCCATCGCTTTCATAAACTCTACCAGTGTTAAAGGTACCGTGATTTTCACACAAGCTAATTGTCTGTCACCAGTTACAGTGCAGGTTTCCTTAACGGATCTTAAACCGGGTGATCACG GATTTCACGTTCACGAAAAAGGTGATGTGTCCGGAGGATGTACGTCAATGATGTCTCACTATAACCCAGACATG AATAACCACGGCGGTTTGACCGATAAAATCCGTCATGAGGGTGACATGGGCAATATTCAAGCCAATGCCGATGGAATGTCGAGCATGACAATTGTTGACAACTATATCACATTGAGCGGATCGAGGAGCATCATTGGACGTGGCTTGGTGATCCATGAAAAAATGGACGATTTGGGGAAAGGCGGTGCTTCGGATTCGCTGACAACCGGAAACGCTGGGGGCCGAATTGGCTGTGGTGTTATTGGTTATATGTAG
- the LOC119083990 gene encoding zinc finger CCHC domain-containing protein 10-like → MTLGGLAAQKLGQKRRNEKLAAAFPNGARCQKCLEYGHWSFECKGKRKFVHRDSRTKTLNKNITEMTEKKNPKSSAPPAKKAKQSSSSDSDDSSDSDSDDSDSSSDSSDSSEDSSSSSSSSDSGSSSNSDSESSDSN, encoded by the exons ATGACGTTAGGAGGTCTTGCTGCTCAAAAATTGGGACAGAAACGAAG aaatgagAAACTAGCCGCAGCATTTCCGAACGGTGCTCGATGCCAGAAATGCTTAGAATACGGCCACTGGAGCTTCGAATGCAAAGGAAAACGGAAGTTCGTGCATCGTGATTCGCGCACAAAAACGCTCAACAAGAATATCACCGAAATGACTGAAAAAAAGAACCCCAAATCCAGTGCACCACCAGCGAAAAAGGCCAAACAGAGTTCGAGTAGTGATAGTGATGACAGCAGCGATTCCGATTCGGATGATTCAGACTCCTCATCGGATAGTTCGGATAGCTCAGAGGACAGCAGTTCGTCATCGTCGTCATCGGATTCCGGGTCAAGTTCAAACAGCGATTCAGAATCATCGGattcgaattga